One stretch of Musicola paradisiaca NCPPB 2511 DNA includes these proteins:
- a CDS encoding cellulose synthase subunit BcsC-related outer membrane protein, with protein MLSYDNGDAGFYGGIGAYSYLGENVKSNRALMANAGAYVRPVHERDRELKTGISLSWMDFDKNLSYYSYGQGGYFSPQNYVSVSFPIEWSQRYDNLNLKAGVSVGYQSYTRDKSDYFPNNPEWQTFLDDAVTNGFARESHYAGDSKNGIGYNVHLGADYRVTKDVTVGGQLGYDTFGNYNETSALLYFRYGLGGK; from the coding sequence TTGCTGAGTTATGACAATGGCGATGCGGGTTTCTACGGCGGTATCGGCGCCTATAGCTATCTGGGCGAGAATGTGAAAAGTAACCGTGCGTTGATGGCCAATGCCGGCGCCTATGTTCGCCCGGTGCATGAGCGCGATCGCGAGCTGAAAACCGGTATCAGCCTGAGCTGGATGGATTTCGATAAGAACCTGAGTTACTACAGCTATGGTCAGGGCGGTTATTTCAGCCCGCAGAACTATGTGTCGGTCTCGTTCCCGATTGAGTGGAGCCAGCGATATGACAACCTGAACCTCAAGGCGGGTGTTTCCGTAGGGTATCAGTCCTATACCCGCGATAAGAGCGATTACTTCCCCAATAATCCGGAATGGCAGACGTTCCTTGACGACGCAGTGACCAACGGTTTCGCCAGGGAATCCCATTATGCCGGTGATAGCAAAAACGGTATTGGTTACAACGTGCATCTCGGCGCCGACTATCGCGTCACCAAAGACGTTACCGTCGGCGGGCAACTGGGTTATGACACGTTCGGCAATTACAACGAAACATCGGCCCTGCTCTATTTCCGTTATGGGCTTGGGGGTAAATAA
- a CDS encoding dicarboxylate/amino acid:cation symporter gives MKKSIFKSLYFQVLTAITIGVLLGHFYPALGQQMQPLGDGFVKLIKMIIAPVIFCTVVTGIAGMESMKAVGRTGAVALLYFEIVSTLALIIGLIVVNVLQPGVGMNVDPAVLDAKAVANYASQAQQQGVVPFLMDVIPSSVIGAFASGNILQVLLFAVMFGFALHHLGDKGTLIFDVIDSFSRVIFGIINMIMRLAPLGAFGAMAFTIGKYGVGTLVQLGQLIICFYITCIVFVVLVLGSIARATGFSIFKFIRYIREELLIVLGTSSSESALPRMLEKMEKLGCKKSVVGLVIPTGYSFNLDGTSIYLTMAAVFIAQATNSHMDIWHQITLLVVLLLSSKGAAGVTGSGFIVLAATISAVGHLPVAGLALILGIDRFMSEARALTNLVGNGVATVVVAKWCKQLDAKQLNDVLSGRDVEPGPGVASRPS, from the coding sequence ATGAAAAAATCAATATTTAAAAGTCTCTACTTTCAAGTTCTTACCGCTATTACTATCGGGGTGTTGTTGGGGCATTTCTACCCGGCGCTAGGGCAGCAAATGCAGCCTTTGGGCGATGGATTCGTCAAACTGATCAAGATGATTATTGCCCCCGTCATTTTCTGTACGGTTGTTACCGGTATTGCCGGGATGGAGAGTATGAAGGCCGTTGGGCGTACCGGCGCGGTGGCCTTACTTTATTTTGAGATTGTCAGTACGCTGGCGTTGATTATCGGTCTGATCGTGGTGAATGTGCTGCAACCTGGCGTCGGTATGAACGTTGATCCCGCCGTGCTGGATGCGAAAGCTGTGGCTAACTATGCCAGTCAGGCTCAGCAGCAAGGGGTTGTTCCCTTCCTGATGGATGTGATCCCTTCCAGCGTGATTGGCGCGTTTGCCAGCGGCAACATTCTGCAGGTGCTGTTGTTTGCGGTGATGTTTGGGTTTGCGCTGCACCATTTGGGCGATAAAGGAACGCTGATTTTCGACGTGATCGACAGCTTCTCCCGCGTGATTTTCGGCATCATCAACATGATTATGCGTCTGGCGCCGTTGGGGGCGTTCGGTGCCATGGCGTTCACGATCGGTAAATACGGGGTGGGGACGCTGGTGCAACTGGGACAGCTGATCATCTGTTTCTACATCACCTGTATTGTGTTCGTGGTGCTGGTGTTGGGATCTATCGCCAGAGCGACCGGTTTTAGCATCTTCAAGTTCATTCGCTATATCCGTGAGGAGCTGCTGATTGTACTGGGGACGTCTTCTTCAGAGTCCGCCTTGCCGCGTATGCTGGAGAAAATGGAAAAACTGGGTTGTAAAAAATCCGTGGTGGGTCTGGTCATCCCGACCGGTTACTCCTTCAATCTCGACGGCACCTCTATCTATCTGACGATGGCTGCCGTATTTATTGCACAGGCGACCAACAGCCATATGGATATCTGGCACCAGATCACCCTGCTGGTGGTGCTGCTGCTGTCTTCCAAAGGCGCGGCGGGTGTTACCGGTAGCGGCTTTATCGTACTGGCGGCGACGATCTCCGCCGTGGGACATTTGCCGGTAGCGGGGCTGGCGCTGATTCTGGGTATCGACCGTTTCATGTCGGAAGCCCGTGCTCTGACCAATCTGGTGGGCAACGGCGTGGCGACGGTGGTGGTTGCTAAATGGTGTAAGCAGCTTGATGCCAAACAGCTGAACGATGTGTTATCCGGCCGTGACGTTGAACCCGGTCCAGGGGTGGCATCTCGTCCTTCCTGA
- a CDS encoding M16 family metallopeptidase — translation MQGTRTGLFVGGMLLTVVGSNVQAEALQPDPAWQQGKLDNGFSWQLLATPQRPSDRIELRLMVNTGSLAESVQQTGFAHFISRLALLPRDTFSAGQLPSIWQQSESETRPLPPVTTSYDFTSYNLSLPNNRPDLLKDALKWLAETAGQLQINDMRIETAMKINDPVATAPTNPQDPGWRYRLKGSPLLVNDPGQAVKAPVSAEQLAKFYKTWYTPDAMTLYVVGNVDSRAIADQIDKSFSRLEGKRGTPSPMPTLAAMRPEPISLRDNTLRQDSLSLVWDMPWKPIRDSQALARYWHSDLAREALFWHMQQALTGSKNAALKEAGIRFDCNVVYGRAQCAIHLDNVSTDTLDNGISFLSKELLALRDKGLSQAEFDALMARKTDELSKLFATYARTSTDILIDQRLRSQKNGVVDIAPEQYQKLRQVYLASVTLEALNQELHQQLSQTATLMLLQPQGEPEANMKGLQETYLRIMAPEGGAEAAPDAAKAP, via the coding sequence ATGCAGGGCACCAGAACAGGTCTTTTCGTTGGTGGAATGTTGCTGACGGTTGTCGGCAGCAACGTGCAGGCTGAAGCGCTACAACCTGATCCAGCCTGGCAGCAGGGAAAGTTGGATAACGGCTTTAGCTGGCAGCTTCTTGCCACCCCCCAGCGTCCCAGCGATCGTATTGAATTACGCTTGATGGTAAATACCGGGTCGCTGGCTGAATCAGTGCAGCAGACCGGCTTCGCCCACTTTATTTCCCGCCTTGCGTTACTGCCTCGGGATACTTTTTCTGCTGGTCAGCTCCCTTCTATCTGGCAGCAATCCGAAAGTGAAACCCGGCCGTTGCCTCCGGTGACGACGTCCTATGATTTCACCTCCTATAACCTGAGCTTGCCGAATAACCGTCCGGATTTGTTGAAGGATGCATTGAAGTGGCTGGCGGAGACCGCCGGGCAACTGCAAATCAACGATATGCGCATCGAAACTGCGATGAAGATCAATGATCCGGTAGCGACTGCGCCGACGAATCCGCAAGATCCTGGCTGGCGTTACCGGCTGAAAGGTTCGCCGTTGCTGGTGAACGATCCGGGACAAGCCGTCAAAGCGCCAGTGAGCGCTGAGCAGTTGGCGAAATTCTACAAGACTTGGTATACCCCAGATGCGATGACGCTGTATGTGGTCGGAAATGTCGACAGCCGCGCTATCGCCGATCAGATCGATAAATCGTTTTCCCGGTTGGAGGGCAAACGTGGGACGCCTTCGCCTATGCCGACGTTGGCTGCCATGCGGCCCGAGCCGATTAGCCTGAGGGATAATACGCTCAGGCAGGATAGCCTGTCGCTGGTCTGGGATATGCCGTGGAAACCGATTCGTGATTCGCAGGCGCTGGCCCGTTACTGGCACAGCGATCTGGCGCGCGAAGCGCTGTTCTGGCATATGCAGCAGGCGCTCACCGGCAGTAAAAATGCAGCGTTGAAAGAAGCGGGCATCCGTTTTGACTGTAATGTGGTGTATGGCCGTGCTCAATGTGCCATCCATCTGGATAATGTCAGTACCGATACGTTGGACAACGGTATCAGCTTTCTGAGTAAGGAGCTGTTGGCGCTGCGCGACAAGGGGTTGTCGCAGGCTGAGTTCGATGCGCTGATGGCGCGTAAGACGGACGAATTGAGCAAACTGTTTGCGACTTATGCTCGCACCAGTACGGACATCCTGATAGATCAGCGGCTGCGTTCGCAGAAAAACGGCGTTGTGGATATTGCTCCCGAGCAGTATCAGAAATTGCGTCAGGTCTATCTGGCGTCGGTGACGCTGGAGGCGCTCAATCAGGAACTTCATCAACAGCTTTCCCAGACTGCGACTCTGATGTTGCTACAACCCCAGGGCGAGCCGGAAGCCAATATGAAAGGTTTGCAGGAAACTTATCTGCGGATCATGGCGCCGGAAGGGGGGGCAGAGGCTGCGCCGGATGCGGCCAAGGCACCGTAG
- a CDS encoding glycosyl hydrolase family 8 translates to MIKPVWRVGMVLLMMWFSMAASAASGWDSYKSRFMTQDGRILDTGNKNISHTEGQGFAMLMAVYFNDRSAFDGLWTWTQTHLQDNKSGLFYWRYNPMDSNPVVDRNNAADGDVLIAWALLKAGEKWQENRYLLASDVIQKAILARNVVQFAGRTVMLPGANGFNKNSYVILNPSYFLFPAWQDFARHSHLQAWRQLIDDGLALLGEMRFGKVELPVDWVALNADGTMAPATNWPPRFSYDAIRIPLYLYWYDAKTLALVPFQLYWRNYSRLNTPAWIDVLNNNTAPYSMRDGLLAIRDLTMGSPGDIPASLNASEDYYSSSLHLLAYIASGR, encoded by the coding sequence ATGATCAAGCCGGTATGGCGTGTTGGCATGGTGTTACTGATGATGTGGTTCAGTATGGCGGCGTCGGCGGCAAGCGGGTGGGACAGCTACAAAAGTCGTTTTATGACTCAGGACGGCCGGATTTTGGATACCGGCAACAAGAATATCAGTCACACGGAAGGGCAAGGGTTCGCCATGCTCATGGCGGTGTATTTTAATGATCGGAGTGCGTTTGACGGCCTGTGGACTTGGACGCAAACACATTTGCAGGATAACAAGAGCGGTCTGTTTTACTGGCGTTACAATCCGATGGACAGTAATCCGGTGGTGGATCGCAACAATGCTGCGGATGGTGACGTATTGATTGCCTGGGCTTTACTGAAAGCCGGGGAGAAATGGCAGGAGAACCGTTATCTGCTGGCCTCGGATGTCATTCAAAAAGCGATCCTGGCCCGTAACGTGGTGCAATTTGCCGGGCGTACCGTGATGTTGCCGGGGGCCAACGGTTTTAACAAGAACAGCTATGTCATTCTCAATCCATCCTATTTTTTGTTCCCGGCCTGGCAGGATTTCGCGCGCCACAGCCATCTTCAGGCCTGGCGTCAGCTGATTGACGATGGGCTGGCGTTGTTGGGCGAAATGCGTTTCGGCAAGGTGGAACTGCCGGTGGACTGGGTAGCGCTGAATGCGGATGGCACCATGGCGCCCGCAACCAACTGGCCGCCCCGTTTCAGCTACGATGCCATTCGCATCCCCCTCTATCTGTATTGGTATGACGCCAAAACGTTGGCGTTGGTGCCGTTTCAGCTTTACTGGCGTAATTACTCCCGGCTGAATACGCCGGCATGGATTGATGTACTCAATAACAATACCGCGCCTTACAGCATGCGGGATGGGTTGCTGGCGATCCGCGATCTGACCATGGGCAGCCCCGGCGATATTCCGGCCAGCCTGAATGCGTCGGAGGATTATTACTCATCCAGTCTGCACCTGTTGGCCTATATCGCCAGCGGCCGATAA